A single window of Caldicellulosiruptor bescii DSM 6725 DNA harbors:
- a CDS encoding HypC/HybG/HupF family hydrogenase formation chaperone codes for MCLGYPAKVIEILEDGKKAIVDYLGLKKTVNVSLIKELAVGDYLLIHSGVAIEKIDEKEAEEIEKLFGEVRNANS; via the coding sequence ATGTGTTTAGGGTATCCTGCAAAAGTGATTGAAATTTTAGAAGATGGTAAGAAAGCTATTGTTGACTATTTAGGTTTAAAGAAAACTGTAAATGTGTCTCTCATAAAAGAGCTTGCTGTTGGTGATTATTTGCTTATTCACTCAGGAGTTGCAATTGAAAAAATAGATGAAAAAGAAGCCGAGGAAATAGAAAAACTTTTTGGTGAGGTAAGAAATGCAAACTCTTGA
- a CDS encoding 4Fe-4S binding protein, giving the protein MFGMLKNVLDNLFSKPATRLYPKEKRPFFKDTRGSLEIEIEKCIFCGICQRKCPSNAIVVDRNSRTWQLNQYKCVLCNVCVESCPKKCLISKEQFNVPTTYKEFYIKKQEVKDEVQPKAQAAATNG; this is encoded by the coding sequence ATGTTTGGAATGCTCAAAAATGTTCTTGACAACCTATTTTCAAAGCCTGCAACAAGACTTTATCCGAAGGAAAAGAGGCCGTTTTTTAAAGATACAAGAGGAAGCCTTGAGATAGAGATAGAGAAATGTATCTTTTGTGGTATTTGCCAGAGAAAATGTCCTTCAAATGCGATAGTGGTGGATAGAAACTCAAGGACATGGCAGCTAAATCAGTACAAGTGCGTGCTCTGCAATGTATGTGTTGAGTCCTGTCCTAAAAAGTGTTTAATTTCAAAAGAGCAATTTAACGTTCCAACCACTTATAAAGAGTTTTACATCAAAAAGCAGGAAGTAAAAGATGAGGTGCAGCCAAAGGCACAGGCTGCTGCAACTAATGGTTAA
- the hypF gene encoding carbamoyltransferase HypF, translated as MKRYRFIFKGLVQGVGFRPFIYSFAKKYELTGFVKNTGEGVLAEFQGDITSEQITHYIITNLPKNAILEKIEFYEIEPVVDEKEFCIVESQKNRISTVLPYDLGMCENCKREFYDKSHRHYHNVFISCTDCGPRYTIIEALPYDRENTSMKQFKFCSDCEREYFTPDNRRFNAQSTTCPVCGPRLFLFSFGEKKHIHGEAIELLDFVSQKILEGYIVAIKGIGGFHLVCDPYNETVVKRLFESKRREGKPLALVARGIEVVKKYCHVNKMEEEIFSSPRCPIILFEKKTEHFSHVNSNLHTLGIMRAYTPILDYILSKTGRDFLIATSANLSGIPMIIDESDAIQKLEGICDYVLYHNRKIVRRCDDSVGFVVKDKFVLTRPGRGFAPLRLNLSLSQFVEKNILALGGHEKATVALKKEDEVIVSQYLGDLDTKEYIDFYKSALSDLLFLYNLEYDYIACDFHKNYFTTSIAEDIAIKDNKRIVYVQHHIAHVFSGMLENDLESCIGFAFDGTGLGLDGNIWGSEGFIINKSDVKRVFHLKYYPLVGGEKSIKEPVRLAYYFAYEIDKNFAEEYFANSVFLSKIVKAARLLSYPLCSSFGRIFDVVGVLLRCGEKNSFEAQIPMVLESIADKTEEGFYDFVMNFEHEIEIDIVYILQQIINDIKRKTDRSLISAKFHNTVAKIVVEVAKRLRENYNKDVVVLSGGVFQNRLLLEKTVSMLEKEGFKVYFNSLFPINDGGISAGQVYYTIQLLKNC; from the coding sequence ATGAAAAGGTACAGATTTATATTTAAAGGGCTTGTGCAAGGGGTCGGTTTTCGACCCTTTATTTATAGTTTCGCAAAAAAATATGAACTTACAGGGTTTGTAAAAAATACTGGTGAAGGCGTTTTGGCAGAGTTTCAGGGAGATATAACTTCAGAGCAAATAACACATTATATTATAACTAACCTTCCCAAAAACGCTATTTTAGAGAAAATAGAGTTTTATGAGATTGAACCGGTTGTAGATGAAAAAGAATTTTGTATTGTTGAAAGTCAAAAAAATAGGATTTCAACAGTCCTGCCATATGACTTAGGGATGTGTGAAAATTGCAAAAGAGAATTTTATGATAAATCTCACAGACACTATCACAACGTATTTATTAGCTGCACAGACTGCGGACCAAGATACACAATTATTGAAGCATTGCCATATGATAGAGAAAATACATCTATGAAGCAATTTAAATTTTGCAGTGATTGCGAAAGGGAGTACTTTACTCCGGACAACAGAAGATTCAATGCACAGTCAACAACCTGCCCAGTATGTGGACCAAGACTTTTTCTTTTTTCATTTGGTGAAAAAAAACATATCCATGGAGAGGCAATTGAACTTTTAGATTTTGTTTCTCAAAAAATTTTAGAGGGATATATAGTCGCAATAAAAGGAATAGGTGGCTTTCACTTGGTGTGTGACCCATACAATGAAACTGTAGTCAAAAGACTATTTGAAAGCAAAAGACGAGAAGGTAAGCCTTTAGCACTTGTTGCCCGGGGCATTGAAGTAGTAAAAAAATACTGCCATGTCAATAAGATGGAAGAAGAGATTTTTTCTTCTCCACGATGTCCTATAATTCTTTTCGAAAAAAAGACTGAGCATTTTTCACATGTAAATAGCAATCTTCACACCCTCGGTATAATGAGGGCGTACACCCCTATTTTGGACTATATCCTGAGCAAAACTGGCAGGGACTTTTTAATTGCAACCTCTGCCAACCTTTCAGGAATTCCAATGATTATTGATGAAAGCGATGCTATTCAAAAACTTGAGGGTATCTGTGACTATGTGCTCTATCATAACAGAAAAATAGTTCGAAGGTGCGATGATAGTGTTGGGTTTGTTGTAAAAGATAAGTTTGTACTGACAAGACCGGGAAGAGGTTTTGCTCCTCTGAGACTAAACCTATCTTTATCACAATTTGTAGAGAAAAATATCTTAGCGTTAGGAGGTCATGAAAAAGCTACAGTTGCTTTAAAAAAAGAGGATGAGGTTATTGTAAGTCAATACTTAGGTGACCTTGACACAAAAGAGTATATAGACTTTTACAAGTCTGCACTAAGTGACCTTCTTTTTCTATACAACTTAGAATATGATTATATTGCCTGTGATTTTCACAAAAACTATTTTACAACCTCCATTGCCGAGGATATTGCCATAAAAGATAACAAAAGAATTGTATATGTTCAGCATCATATAGCCCACGTGTTTTCAGGTATGCTTGAAAATGATTTAGAGAGCTGTATAGGCTTTGCATTTGACGGAACAGGCTTGGGATTGGATGGGAACATATGGGGAAGTGAAGGATTTATAATTAATAAAAGCGATGTAAAAAGGGTATTTCATTTGAAATACTATCCTTTAGTGGGCGGAGAAAAATCTATAAAAGAGCCTGTGAGACTGGCATACTATTTTGCATATGAAATTGATAAAAATTTCGCAGAAGAATATTTTGCTAATTCAGTTTTTCTTTCAAAAATTGTAAAGGCAGCAAGGTTACTGAGTTACCCTCTTTGCTCAAGTTTTGGAAGGATATTTGATGTTGTTGGTGTACTTTTAAGGTGTGGTGAGAAAAATAGTTTTGAAGCACAGATTCCAATGGTTTTAGAAAGTATTGCAGACAAGACCGAAGAGGGGTTTTATGATTTTGTTATGAATTTTGAACATGAAATTGAAATAGATATTGTGTATATACTACAACAAATCATTAATGATATTAAAAGAAAGACTGACAGAAGCTTGATTTCTGCGAAATTTCACAACACCGTTGCAAAAATAGTTGTTGAAGTGGCAAAGAGGTTGAGAGAAAATTATAATAAAGACGTTGTAGTACTATCTGGTGGAGTATTCCAAAACAGGCTTTTGCTTGAAAAGACAGTGTCTATGCTTGAGAAAGAAGGGTTTAAAGTTTATTTTAATTCCTTATTTCCCATAAACGATGGGGGAATTTCAGCTGGACAAGTATATTATACAATCCAATTATTAAAAAATTGTTAA
- a CDS encoding thiamine pyrophosphate-dependent enzyme yields MKFKRPECLTKESMHYCPGCGHGIIHRLIAEVIDEDYKESKIIGVAPVGCAVFIYDYFNFDFVAAAHGRATAAATGVKRSIPDALVFSYQGDGDIAAIGTSEVIHAATRGENFTAIFVNNGVYAMTGGQMAPTTIPGQVTVSSPYGRDPKVQGYHIKLCEMLVPLDGVAFVARTSIHNLKNIEFTKKAIKRAFEVQMNNEGFSIIEVLSNCPTNWGLSPLESMKRIENEVLKYYSIGIFKDKGRGI; encoded by the coding sequence ATGAAGTTCAAAAGACCAGAGTGTTTGACAAAAGAGAGTATGCATTACTGTCCGGGGTGTGGACATGGAATCATTCACAGGCTAATTGCTGAGGTTATTGACGAGGATTACAAAGAGAGTAAAATAATAGGTGTTGCACCTGTTGGCTGTGCAGTTTTTATATATGACTATTTTAATTTTGACTTTGTAGCAGCAGCTCATGGGAGAGCCACAGCCGCTGCAACAGGTGTAAAAAGGAGCATTCCAGACGCTCTAGTGTTTTCATATCAAGGTGACGGTGATATTGCGGCAATTGGGACATCTGAGGTCATACATGCAGCAACCCGAGGTGAAAACTTTACAGCTATATTTGTAAACAACGGAGTTTATGCTATGACAGGTGGCCAGATGGCACCGACAACAATTCCTGGGCAGGTTACAGTCTCATCTCCATATGGGCGTGACCCAAAGGTGCAAGGTTATCATATAAAGCTTTGTGAAATGCTTGTGCCACTTGATGGTGTTGCCTTTGTTGCAAGAACATCAATACATAACTTAAAAAATATTGAGTTTACCAAAAAAGCGATAAAAAGAGCTTTTGAAGTTCAGATGAACAATGAAGGTTTTTCTATTATAGAAGTGCTCTCAAACTGCCCTACAAACTGGGGACTTTCACCTTTAGAGAGTATGAAGAGAATAGAAAATGAGGTACTAAAATACTACAGTATAGGAATTTTCAAAGATAAAGGCAGGGGAATTTGA
- a CDS encoding 3-methyl-2-oxobutanoate dehydrogenase subunit VorB produces MKILMKGNEAIAEAALRAGCECFFGYPITPQTELLQYMAKKLLKSGGVFIQAESEVGAINMAYGASSCGKRVMTSSSGPGISLKQEGISYLAGAQLPCVIVNIMRGGPGLGNINAAQSDYLQATKGGGHGDYKVIVLAPSSVQEAVELTMKAFDLADKYRNPVMILGDGMLGQMMEVVEFDENYQPQKVEKPWAVTGERNREKRVTNSLYIVPEELEKHNFKLKEKYKKIKENEVMLEEYLADDARVIFVSFGMCARIVKSAVNRLRQAGEKVGLVRPITLWPFPENELKSYALKEEVEFFIDIEMNLGQMLEDVKLSVEGKKTVHFYGRTGGMVPTIQEIIDFYYSLKK; encoded by the coding sequence TTGAAAATTCTTATGAAAGGTAACGAAGCCATTGCTGAGGCAGCACTGAGGGCTGGCTGTGAATGTTTTTTTGGGTATCCAATCACACCTCAGACAGAACTTTTGCAGTATATGGCTAAAAAGCTTTTAAAAAGTGGCGGTGTTTTTATCCAGGCAGAGAGCGAAGTTGGAGCAATTAACATGGCTTACGGCGCGTCAAGCTGTGGCAAGAGGGTTATGACATCATCATCTGGTCCAGGAATAAGCTTAAAACAAGAGGGTATATCATATTTAGCAGGTGCTCAGCTTCCATGCGTGATTGTAAACATTATGAGAGGTGGACCAGGGCTTGGCAATATAAACGCTGCCCAGTCTGATTATCTTCAGGCTACAAAAGGTGGCGGACATGGAGATTATAAGGTGATTGTGCTTGCTCCATCTTCTGTGCAAGAAGCAGTAGAGCTTACAATGAAGGCATTTGACCTTGCAGACAAGTACCGTAACCCTGTTATGATTTTAGGTGATGGAATGCTTGGACAGATGATGGAGGTTGTTGAGTTCGACGAAAACTATCAACCACAAAAGGTAGAAAAACCATGGGCAGTGACGGGCGAGAGAAATAGAGAAAAAAGAGTGACAAACTCTCTTTATATTGTTCCAGAAGAGCTTGAAAAACATAATTTTAAGCTAAAAGAAAAGTACAAAAAAATAAAGGAAAATGAGGTAATGCTCGAAGAATACTTGGCAGACGATGCAAGGGTTATTTTTGTCTCATTTGGAATGTGTGCAAGGATTGTAAAAAGTGCTGTAAACAGATTAAGACAAGCAGGCGAGAAGGTTGGGCTTGTAAGGCCAATCACCCTTTGGCCATTTCCAGAAAATGAGCTAAAAAGTTATGCATTAAAAGAGGAAGTAGAATTTTTTATTGACATTGAGATGAATTTGGGACAGATGCTTGAGGATGTTAAGCTTTCTGTGGAAGGGAAAAAAACAGTACACTTTTATGGAAGAACAGGTGGCATGGTTCCCACAATTCAAGAAATAATAGACTTTTATTATTCCCTTAAAAAGTAG
- a CDS encoding 4Fe-4S dicluster domain-containing protein has protein sequence MRLKIEYDKCKSCGLCVEICPKKILYINRSRINKKGYNPVEVKDQNSCIGCGSCYKICPDIVFEVGE, from the coding sequence TTGAGGCTAAAAATCGAATATGATAAGTGCAAAAGTTGTGGACTTTGTGTGGAAATCTGTCCTAAGAAAATCTTGTATATCAACAGAAGCAGAATAAACAAAAAAGGGTATAATCCTGTTGAAGTAAAGGACCAAAACTCATGTATTGGCTGTGGAAGCTGCTATAAAATTTGTCCTGACATAGTGTTTGAGGTAGGTGAGTAA
- the hypE gene encoding hydrogenase expression/formation protein HypE, whose product MMRTIRKEHGNGGKQTYELIDNLFKPIFGSEILKSGDDSTVFSLSGMKVGISTDSFVVKPYFFKGGDIGKLSVCGTVNDLAVAGLEPKYITVSFIIEEGFSIDDLEKITRSIKKYADLAKVEVVAGDTKVVEKGAADGIFINTTGLGVARDTQKMPLISRIKGNQVVIVSGDIGRHGACIYSHNEDLGFEDRIESDCGLLLDVISELMQEVDVAYMKDLTRGGLATALNEIVQKSGFDIKVEEEKIPVADEVKALCDILGLDSYYLACEGRFVAIVNGDEKEKAIEILKKYNRFACEIGKVEESREKRVYLSTTFGGTRILDMLYYEMLPRIC is encoded by the coding sequence ATGATGAGGACTATTCGTAAGGAACATGGCAATGGCGGAAAACAGACATATGAGCTGATTGACAACCTTTTCAAGCCAATATTTGGTTCTGAAATATTGAAAAGCGGTGATGATTCAACAGTATTTTCTTTAAGCGGTATGAAAGTGGGAATATCAACAGATTCATTTGTAGTAAAGCCATATTTTTTTAAAGGAGGAGATATTGGAAAGCTTTCAGTATGTGGTACGGTAAATGACTTAGCTGTTGCAGGACTTGAACCAAAGTATATTACCGTTTCTTTTATAATTGAAGAAGGATTTTCAATAGATGATTTAGAGAAAATTACAAGATCAATAAAGAAATATGCAGATTTGGCAAAGGTTGAAGTTGTTGCAGGGGATACAAAGGTTGTAGAAAAAGGTGCGGCAGATGGGATATTTATAAATACGACTGGATTGGGTGTTGCAAGAGATACCCAAAAAATGCCTTTGATTTCAAGAATAAAAGGTAATCAAGTTGTAATTGTCAGTGGGGATATAGGAAGACATGGAGCATGCATATATTCTCACAATGAAGACCTTGGGTTTGAAGACAGGATAGAATCCGATTGTGGGCTTTTGTTAGATGTAATTTCAGAGCTGATGCAAGAGGTAGATGTTGCGTATATGAAAGACCTTACAAGAGGTGGGCTTGCAACAGCTTTAAATGAGATTGTCCAAAAGTCTGGCTTTGATATAAAAGTTGAGGAAGAAAAAATACCTGTGGCAGATGAGGTAAAAGCTCTGTGCGATATTCTGGGGCTGGATAGTTATTATCTTGCTTGTGAAGGTAGGTTTGTTGCCATAGTAAATGGTGATGAAAAAGAGAAAGCTATTGAGATTTTGAAAAAGTACAACAGGTTTGCATGTGAGATTGGGAAGGTAGAAGAAAGTAGGGAAAAGAGAGTATATCTGTCAACCACCTTTGGCGGTACGAGAATTTTGGACATGCTTTATTATGAAATGTTACCAAGGATTTGCTAA
- the hypB gene encoding hydrogenase nickel incorporation protein HypB, with amino-acid sequence MEIKVIKNILERNQNAADNIRRLADENKWYIVNVMGSPGAGKTSFIKCMIENLKDTFNIAVIEGDVASTIDAEQIASYGVKVLQINTGGACHLVADSVAEAIDTLKPMPKTVIFVENIGNLICPSSFDLGENLRVVVSSAAEGDDKPYKYPIMFEKADVVVLSKIDVIDVIGFDMQRYKKGLEAIKDKDLKLFEVSFRTKEGMERLTNYFYTLLDPYFKK; translated from the coding sequence ATGGAGATAAAGGTAATAAAAAATATTTTAGAGCGGAATCAAAACGCAGCCGACAATATAAGAAGGTTAGCAGATGAAAATAAATGGTATATTGTGAATGTGATGGGGTCACCTGGTGCAGGTAAGACATCTTTCATTAAGTGCATGATAGAAAATCTTAAAGACACATTTAACATTGCAGTGATTGAAGGTGATGTTGCATCAACAATTGATGCCGAGCAAATTGCAAGCTATGGAGTTAAAGTTTTGCAGATAAACACAGGTGGTGCTTGCCATTTAGTTGCAGATAGTGTTGCAGAAGCAATAGATACTCTCAAGCCTATGCCCAAAACAGTAATCTTTGTTGAAAACATTGGCAATCTCATCTGTCCATCTTCGTTCGATTTGGGAGAAAACCTGAGAGTTGTTGTATCTTCTGCTGCAGAGGGTGATGACAAGCCATATAAATATCCTATAATGTTTGAAAAAGCTGACGTTGTTGTTCTATCAAAGATTGATGTAATTGATGTCATTGGTTTTGATATGCAAAGATACAAAAAGGGTTTAGAAGCTATAAAAGACAAAGATTTAAAACTGTTTGAGGTATCGTTCAGGACAAAAGAAGGTATGGAAAGACTTACTAATTACTTTTATACTCTTTTAGATCCATATTTCAAAAAGTAG
- the hypA gene encoding hydrogenase maturation nickel metallochaperone HypA, translating into MHEYFVTQQLVKIAEDELKNIHFKKVTRIKVVVGELSGIIDESLKFYFDILTKGTILEGAQLKIIPKKALLYCQKCSEYFERTKDFTCPKCLSLGKLTEHGKEFYIESIEVDD; encoded by the coding sequence ATGCATGAGTATTTTGTTACACAGCAGCTTGTAAAGATTGCAGAAGATGAGCTGAAAAATATCCACTTTAAAAAGGTTACAAGAATTAAAGTTGTAGTTGGGGAGCTGAGTGGAATTATTGATGAATCGCTGAAATTTTATTTTGACATTCTAACAAAAGGAACAATCTTAGAAGGCGCTCAGCTCAAAATAATTCCCAAAAAGGCTCTTTTGTACTGTCAAAAATGTAGTGAATATTTTGAGAGGACAAAAGATTTTACCTGTCCAAAATGTTTGTCGTTAGGCAAACTTACTGAACATGGTAAGGAATTTTATATTGAGTCTATAGAGGTAGATGATTGA
- the hypD gene encoding hydrogenase formation protein HypD, translated as MQTLEKGNPIINTIKNNIEKIGRQLRIIEVCGTHTVSIYRNGFHSLFKGYIDFISGPGCPVCVTHEGYIDNLIELAKMNYTIYTFGDLMKVPGKSMSLAEAKAKGGKIKIMYSPVDAVENIAEDEEAIIAAVGFETTVPAFALSLEKVLEKDLKNVKFACELKTIDQPLKVLLKDHIKVDGLILPGHVATILGVDGFKFVEEFEIPSVISGFEKYDILLSLLSLTQSILDNDFTVKNEYKRIVKKEGNTVAKRYIERFFERTDAYFRGLGLIEGGGLRLKSEYSSFSVQLKYDYESFSNSACRCADVLTGKLKPFECPLFEKVCTPQTPKGACMVSQEGSCNAYFRFGKWK; from the coding sequence ATGCAAACTCTTGAAAAGGGAAATCCTATTATTAACACAATAAAAAACAATATTGAAAAGATTGGCAGGCAGCTAAGAATAATTGAGGTGTGTGGCACCCATACTGTTTCAATTTACCGAAACGGTTTTCACAGTCTTTTTAAAGGATATATAGATTTTATTTCAGGTCCTGGCTGCCCAGTTTGCGTAACTCATGAAGGGTATATAGATAATCTCATTGAGCTTGCAAAAATGAACTATACTATCTACACTTTTGGAGACCTTATGAAAGTTCCAGGCAAAAGTATGTCTTTAGCTGAGGCAAAAGCAAAAGGCGGCAAAATTAAAATTATGTACTCACCGGTTGATGCTGTTGAGAATATAGCCGAGGATGAAGAAGCAATAATTGCTGCAGTAGGGTTTGAGACCACAGTTCCAGCCTTTGCTCTGAGCCTGGAAAAGGTATTGGAAAAGGATTTGAAAAATGTCAAGTTTGCATGTGAGCTTAAAACCATTGACCAGCCGCTGAAAGTCCTCTTAAAAGATCACATAAAAGTGGATGGACTTATCCTGCCAGGACATGTTGCAACAATTTTGGGTGTTGATGGATTTAAGTTTGTTGAGGAGTTTGAGATTCCTTCTGTTATATCTGGATTTGAAAAGTATGATATTCTGCTTTCTTTGCTGAGTTTAACACAAAGTATCTTAGATAATGATTTTACTGTAAAAAATGAGTACAAAAGAATTGTAAAAAAAGAGGGTAACACAGTTGCAAAAAGGTATATAGAGAGATTTTTTGAAAGAACTGATGCGTATTTTAGAGGACTTGGCTTGATTGAGGGTGGTGGGTTGAGACTTAAAAGTGAGTATTCTTCCTTTTCAGTCCAGCTTAAATATGACTATGAAAGTTTTTCTAATTCTGCGTGCAGATGTGCAGATGTGCTCACAGGCAAATTAAAGCCTTTTGAATGTCCTCTTTTTGAAAAGGTATGCACACCTCAGACACCAAAAGGGGCGTGTATGGTATCACAAGAAGGTTCTTGCAATGCATACTTCAGATTTGGGAAGTGGAAATGA
- a CDS encoding 2-oxoacid:acceptor oxidoreductase family protein, which produces MTEEILIAGFGGQGVLFLGQVFAHLGMKKGFNVSWLPSYGPEMRGGTANCSVIISSDMIGSPVVFNPDTLFVLNKPSLEKFEPAIKKSGLLLVNSSLVDICANRDDINVHYIPATEIASSVGNIRVANIVMFGAYLAIKQNFSVDEAKGVLREFSKTEEIYNLNCLALEKGFEAIAGRG; this is translated from the coding sequence ATGACAGAGGAGATTTTAATTGCAGGATTTGGTGGTCAGGGTGTTCTTTTTTTAGGACAGGTATTTGCCCATCTTGGAATGAAAAAGGGGTTTAATGTGTCATGGCTTCCGTCGTACGGACCTGAAATGAGGGGTGGGACAGCGAACTGCAGTGTTATAATCTCAAGTGATATGATTGGTTCTCCTGTTGTGTTCAATCCCGATACATTATTTGTTTTAAATAAACCATCGCTTGAAAAATTTGAACCTGCGATAAAAAAAAGTGGGCTTTTACTTGTAAACAGTTCTCTTGTGGATATCTGTGCAAATAGAGATGATATAAATGTTCATTATATTCCGGCAACTGAGATTGCTTCAAGTGTAGGGAATATTCGAGTTGCAAACATTGTAATGTTTGGCGCATATTTGGCAATAAAACAAAACTTTTCAGTTGACGAGGCAAAAGGTGTTTTAAGAGAGTTTTCAAAAACAGAAGAAATTTATAATTTAAACTGTTTGGCTCTTGAAAAGGGCTTTGAAGCAATTGCTGGACGGGGGTAA
- a CDS encoding hydrogenase large subunit translates to MGKRTIVPFGPQHPVLPEPLQLRLVLEDEKVVEAIPAIGYVHRGLEKLAEEKDINQNIYVVERVCGICSFQQALAYCQGIEELMGIEVPDRARYLRVIWAELHRLHSHHLWLGLLADAFGFESLFMQCWRNRELVMDLMEATAGSRVIISTNIIGGVRRDIDADKQKFILDNLAKLEEELKKIEGSFLNDYTVKKRLVGVGVLSKQEAYELGCVGPMARASGISMDLRTLGYAAYGELDFEPVVENDGDCYARLKVRLRECYQSIDLIRQAISKMPEGEISTPVKGFPNGEVISRVEQPRGEDVYYIKANGTKNLERLRIRTPTFANIPALVKMLQGVDFADVPMLVLTIDPCISCTER, encoded by the coding sequence TTGGGGAAGAGAACGATAGTTCCGTTTGGTCCACAGCATCCTGTTTTGCCGGAACCTCTGCAGCTTAGGCTTGTTTTAGAGGACGAAAAAGTTGTTGAAGCGATACCTGCAATAGGTTATGTTCACAGAGGACTTGAAAAGCTTGCTGAGGAAAAGGATATAAACCAGAACATATATGTAGTCGAAAGAGTTTGTGGTATATGCAGTTTTCAACAAGCTTTGGCTTACTGTCAGGGAATTGAAGAGCTAATGGGCATTGAAGTGCCTGACAGAGCAAGGTATTTACGAGTTATTTGGGCAGAACTTCACAGACTTCACAGCCACCATTTGTGGCTTGGGTTATTGGCTGACGCTTTTGGTTTTGAAAGTCTTTTTATGCAATGCTGGAGAAATAGAGAGCTTGTGATGGACCTTATGGAAGCAACAGCAGGTTCAAGAGTTATAATTTCCACAAATATAATTGGTGGGGTTAGAAGAGATATAGATGCTGATAAACAAAAGTTCATTTTAGATAATCTTGCAAAACTGGAAGAGGAGCTAAAGAAGATAGAAGGTTCGTTTTTGAACGATTATACAGTCAAGAAAAGACTTGTAGGTGTAGGTGTTCTGAGCAAACAAGAAGCTTACGAGCTTGGATGCGTTGGACCTATGGCAAGGGCAAGTGGAATTAGTATGGATTTGCGAACCCTTGGATATGCAGCATATGGCGAACTTGACTTTGAACCTGTCGTGGAAAATGACGGGGACTGCTATGCAAGACTTAAAGTAAGACTTCGCGAGTGCTATCAGTCAATTGACCTTATTCGTCAGGCTATATCTAAGATGCCAGAAGGTGAGATTTCAACACCAGTCAAAGGATTTCCAAACGGTGAGGTTATTTCAAGGGTTGAACAGCCACGAGGAGAAGATGTATATTATATAAAGGCAAACGGGACAAAGAATTTAGAAAGGCTTAGAATTAGAACACCAACATTTGCAAATATTCCTGCGCTTGTGAAGATGCTTCAGGGTGTGGATTTTGCAGATGTTCCAATGCTTGTTTTGACAATTGATCCATGTATCTCATGTACTGAAAGGTAA